A portion of the Lysinibacillus timonensis genome contains these proteins:
- a CDS encoding cupin domain-containing protein: MMNRYNHGNPSPNYSPMYNENGLLQTLLNAMQGEASAVDFYSRLADMTTNQKDKQEILKIVEDEKAHLQSFVNLYFTLTGRHPQYQPTRVGFNSFEEGIQEAFEDELKDYETYRNQYLKTRNQTIRDVFLRAFTDEIKHATRFSMMKSSQSVNTTEATPSVPQITKVIRDYGPDPFVVNIDEMTKRNEAFRTALWTGQYLQLTLMSINVGEDIGIEMHPDTDQFLRIEEGQGIVRMGDNENQFDFEEDVFDDYVILVPAGTWHNVINTGEKPLKIYSIYAPPHHPQGTVHETKADVIVAEAHEVQEER; the protein is encoded by the coding sequence ATGATGAATCGATATAACCACGGCAATCCTAGCCCCAATTACTCTCCTATGTATAATGAGAATGGTCTACTCCAAACGCTATTAAATGCGATGCAAGGTGAAGCATCGGCTGTCGATTTCTATAGTAGATTGGCCGACATGACAACAAATCAAAAGGACAAACAGGAAATCTTAAAAATTGTAGAAGATGAAAAAGCCCATTTGCAAAGTTTTGTTAACCTTTATTTTACGTTAACGGGACGTCATCCCCAATATCAACCTACTAGAGTAGGCTTTAACTCGTTTGAAGAGGGAATACAAGAAGCGTTTGAAGATGAACTAAAAGATTATGAAACATATCGAAATCAATACTTAAAAACAAGAAATCAAACAATACGAGATGTTTTCCTACGTGCATTTACAGACGAAATCAAACATGCAACAAGATTTAGTATGATGAAGTCTTCTCAAAGTGTAAATACAACTGAAGCGACTCCTTCAGTTCCTCAAATAACGAAGGTCATACGAGACTATGGCCCTGATCCATTTGTTGTGAATATCGATGAAATGACAAAACGAAATGAAGCATTCCGTACGGCTTTATGGACAGGACAATACTTACAATTAACATTAATGAGTATTAATGTTGGAGAAGATATAGGAATAGAGATGCATCCAGATACAGACCAATTTTTACGGATAGAAGAAGGTCAAGGGATTGTTCGAATGGGTGATAACGAAAATCAATTTGACTTTGAAGAAGATGTATTTGATGATTATGTTATATTAGTCCCAGCTGGAACATGGCATAATGTAATTAATACAGGAGAAAAACCACTTAAGATCTATTCAATATATGCACCACCACATCACCCACAAGGTACAGTACATGAAACAAAAGCGGATGTAATAGTAGCAGAAGCACATGAAGTACAAGAAGAACGATAA
- a CDS encoding methyl-accepting chemotaxis protein: MKKRKSNKVMSVKVRLIVTFILVLLFPSVAIGSISYINASKEFQSELSSSAVQDVEQLDNLITKEIQPIVNQAKYYSSIISRNWSERAILQELDQYNKIEDSIESVSIAQVGREFMRNPYVQLGDDFNPFKSPWYLSAMENPNSPVIIDPYVSPVNGRLMMTVSSALRDGSGVISIDINLENIIDLTSSIKVGKNGYASIMDNDQTYLADPVIENGTDAGELYKENMSGKINGDFVLNENGIAKHIFFKQNEFTGWYIVGTLMKADVSAATNGILMVTLFVLLGSMIVTILIGYPIIRSILIPLKLLGEAAEKIGEGDLREKIHIKSQDEFGKLAVIFNKMVDSLQTVIRQVSEQSNSLAASSDELTASTEENQRATGQIVESIQHFASGAEQQSDAAESSSLAMQEMQNNIKMISEKAGNASQKAKQALKEVQIGDDTIQQAVEQMHSINSTVQSIEGAVGHLGRRSNEIGNIVQAIKQIADQTNLLSLNAAIEAARAGESGKGFAVVADEVRQLAEQSAKATTQIAEIIGQIRLETEQAVSKMAEGTEEVAKGITVMNEAGQKFSSIRENVLEVSNEVEEVSSAAGEMTLQSNSVASATITVQELSQNNLASVQNISASTEEQLASIEEISASADELAIMAESLKQTIQQFKY, translated from the coding sequence ATGAAGAAGCGGAAAAGTAACAAAGTTATGTCTGTAAAGGTTCGATTAATCGTTACATTTATTTTAGTTTTATTATTTCCGAGTGTAGCAATTGGTTCGATTTCTTACATAAACGCAAGTAAAGAGTTTCAATCTGAACTTAGTAGTAGTGCAGTGCAAGATGTAGAACAATTAGATAATCTAATAACAAAGGAAATTCAACCTATTGTTAATCAAGCAAAATATTACAGTTCTATTATATCTCGTAATTGGAGCGAAAGAGCAATATTACAAGAACTAGACCAATATAATAAGATTGAGGATAGTATAGAGTCAGTATCGATTGCCCAAGTGGGGCGAGAATTTATGAGAAACCCTTATGTTCAGTTAGGTGATGACTTTAATCCATTTAAAAGTCCATGGTATTTAAGCGCAATGGAAAATCCTAATAGCCCAGTAATTATTGATCCGTATGTTTCTCCAGTGAATGGAAGGTTAATGATGACGGTTTCTTCTGCGTTAAGAGATGGTTCTGGTGTTATTTCGATTGATATTAATTTAGAGAATATCATCGATTTGACAAGTTCTATTAAGGTGGGCAAAAATGGATATGCTTCAATTATGGATAATGATCAAACCTATCTTGCTGATCCGGTAATTGAAAACGGTACAGATGCGGGTGAACTGTATAAAGAAAATATGTCGGGTAAGATAAATGGTGATTTTGTTTTAAATGAAAACGGTATTGCCAAACATATTTTCTTTAAACAAAATGAATTTACAGGTTGGTATATTGTTGGGACATTAATGAAAGCGGATGTGTCTGCCGCAACAAACGGTATCTTAATGGTGACATTATTCGTTCTGTTAGGATCAATGATTGTTACGATACTAATAGGTTACCCAATCATTCGTTCTATTTTAATACCATTAAAACTGTTAGGAGAAGCGGCAGAAAAAATTGGTGAAGGCGATTTACGAGAAAAGATTCATATAAAGAGTCAGGATGAATTTGGGAAATTGGCAGTAATTTTTAATAAGATGGTGGACTCATTGCAAACAGTAATTCGTCAAGTAAGTGAGCAATCTAACTCATTAGCTGCATCTTCTGACGAATTAACTGCTAGTACGGAAGAAAATCAAAGAGCAACTGGGCAAATAGTAGAATCTATTCAACACTTTGCAAGTGGCGCTGAACAACAATCAGATGCTGCGGAAAGTAGTTCATTAGCAATGCAAGAGATGCAAAATAATATTAAGATGATCTCAGAAAAAGCAGGTAATGCCAGCCAAAAAGCGAAGCAGGCATTAAAAGAAGTACAAATTGGGGACGATACGATTCAACAAGCTGTTGAACAAATGCACTCTATTAATTCAACAGTGCAGTCAATTGAGGGTGCCGTTGGTCATTTAGGCCGGCGTTCAAATGAAATTGGTAATATTGTTCAAGCTATCAAACAAATCGCAGATCAAACTAATTTATTATCATTGAATGCAGCAATTGAAGCTGCAAGAGCAGGGGAATCTGGAAAAGGTTTTGCTGTTGTAGCAGATGAAGTTCGTCAACTGGCAGAACAATCTGCTAAAGCTACCACACAAATTGCAGAGATTATCGGGCAAATCAGATTAGAAACAGAACAAGCAGTAAGTAAAATGGCAGAGGGTACTGAAGAAGTAGCTAAAGGGATTACTGTCATGAATGAAGCAGGACAGAAGTTCTCTAGTATTCGTGAAAATGTGTTAGAAGTATCAAATGAAGTAGAAGAGGTTTCGTCTGCAGCAGGTGAAATGACACTTCAATCTAATTCAGTAGCAAGTGCTACGATTACGGTACAAGAACTATCACAAAACAATTTGGCGAGTGTGCAAAATATTTCTGCTTCGACAGAAGAACAATTGGCATCAATTGAGGAAATTTCAGCATCTGCTGATGAACTAGCTATAATGGCTGAAAGTTTAAAACAAACAATACAACAATTTAAATATTAA
- a CDS encoding glutaredoxin: MKLYTKTICPKCMWVKSELQRAGLDVEMINIDHNEEAKEQILSAGFLSVPVLEYNGEFIGDVKEIVSKIELVTQ, from the coding sequence ATGAAACTTTATACGAAAACAATCTGCCCTAAATGCATGTGGGTGAAATCTGAATTACAACGTGCAGGACTTGACGTTGAAATGATTAATATAGACCATAACGAAGAAGCAAAGGAACAGATTTTAAGTGCAGGGTTTCTCTCAGTTCCAGTTTTAGAATACAATGGGGAATTTATAGGTGATGTAAAGGAGATTGTTTCTAAGATCGAGTTGGTTACACAATGA
- the nrdI gene encoding class Ib ribonucleoside-diphosphate reductase assembly flavoprotein NrdI — translation MIVYASRTGNVRYIVSKLQAEAIEITEDLTIDKPYLLITYTDRLGDIPDKVSQFLQYNGKLCKGVVASGNSNFGHGRYGAAGDKIASSLQIPLVRKLELRGYQADYEVIQQFYETRVKE, via the coding sequence ATGATTGTGTATGCAAGTCGTACAGGTAATGTGAGATATATAGTATCGAAATTACAAGCAGAAGCTATTGAAATAACAGAAGATTTAACAATAGACAAACCTTATCTTTTAATTACCTATACAGATAGACTTGGAGATATTCCAGATAAAGTCTCTCAATTTTTACAATATAATGGAAAACTTTGCAAAGGCGTTGTAGCAAGTGGAAATAGTAATTTTGGTCATGGAAGGTATGGAGCTGCGGGAGATAAAATAGCTAGCTCTTTACAAATCCCATTAGTAAGAAAGCTTGAATTACGTGGTTATCAAGCAGACTATGAAGTGATCCAACAGTTTTATGAAACGAGGGTGAAAGAATGA
- the nrdE gene encoding class 1b ribonucleoside-diphosphate reductase subunit alpha has protein sequence MKTYLKLNNEVLNRYSSTGQLELEKDREATRRYFLESVNVRLRYFIDIEEKVRYLVDEGYYEKEFLELYDMEFIKKLYKKAYDYNFRFPSFMSASKFYDSYAMKSRDGEEILEKYEDRIVIIALYLAQGDKTLAEQAVEAMMEAYQPATPTALNSGKKARGELVSCFKLTMDDSMNSIAENIGYCLELSRLGGGVGVNLTDLRPLGDPIKGILNRASGVLPVAKLLENSFSYSNQLGQRNGSGVAYLNIFHADIENFISSKKPNADDKIRLATLSTGIIIPSIFFELMRRDKDIVLFSPYDIYKEYGKRMSEISITEMYYELLDNPNIRKIKRLNARRLYTEVKKAQFESGYPFEIFDDNVNDAHPLKNIGRVKMSNLCTEILQVQLTSNITDQDQPNEYGLDVSCNLGSIDIHAASKVKDFERLVDTSMRLLTNVSTMTNIKNVPSVAKANQLMHSVGLGAMNLHGHLVTQGILYGTKDSVDFIDCFMEAMNFYSLKSSMEIAKERGETFYRFEDSDYASGIYFNEYVEKEEHEVSPIVLKALGNIPIITKQMWQALKEDVMKYGLFHSYRLAVAPTGSISYIRSCTASISPCTERVEIRDYADSRTIYPMPHLTNENAHLYVEAYDVNPYDVIDLYAAAQKHVDQGISMTLYVTDQWTTEQLAKIYIYAWTKGIKSVYYVRQRLQTLEECVACQI, from the coding sequence ATGAAAACCTACTTAAAACTTAACAATGAGGTATTAAATCGTTATAGCTCAACGGGGCAATTAGAATTAGAAAAAGATAGAGAAGCAACACGTAGATATTTCCTTGAATCTGTCAATGTACGCTTACGCTATTTTATAGATATAGAAGAAAAAGTTCGTTATCTAGTAGATGAAGGATACTATGAAAAAGAGTTTCTTGAACTGTACGATATGGAGTTCATAAAAAAATTGTACAAGAAAGCTTATGATTACAATTTCCGTTTCCCGTCTTTTATGAGTGCAAGTAAATTCTATGATAGCTATGCGATGAAAAGTCGAGATGGTGAAGAGATTCTTGAAAAATATGAAGATCGTATTGTCATCATTGCATTGTATTTAGCACAAGGTGATAAAACTCTTGCAGAACAAGCGGTCGAAGCGATGATGGAAGCATATCAGCCGGCAACACCTACTGCATTAAATAGTGGGAAAAAAGCGCGAGGGGAACTAGTTAGTTGTTTCAAATTAACAATGGATGATTCGATGAATAGCATTGCTGAAAACATTGGCTACTGTCTAGAACTATCTCGGTTAGGTGGAGGAGTAGGGGTAAATCTAACAGACCTTCGACCGCTAGGAGATCCAATCAAAGGTATCTTAAATCGTGCAAGCGGTGTACTTCCTGTTGCGAAACTATTAGAGAATTCATTCTCCTATTCAAATCAACTTGGACAACGAAATGGTTCAGGTGTTGCCTACTTAAACATTTTCCATGCAGATATTGAAAATTTCATTTCAAGTAAAAAGCCAAATGCAGATGATAAAATCCGACTAGCGACACTTTCGACTGGAATTATTATTCCAAGTATATTCTTTGAATTAATGAGACGTGATAAAGATATCGTCCTGTTTAGCCCGTACGATATATATAAAGAGTACGGAAAACGAATGTCTGAGATTTCGATTACTGAAATGTACTATGAACTATTAGATAATCCGAATATCCGTAAAATTAAACGCCTTAATGCACGAAGACTCTATACAGAAGTGAAAAAAGCACAATTTGAATCAGGTTATCCATTTGAAATCTTTGATGACAATGTCAATGATGCGCATCCACTAAAAAATATTGGTCGAGTGAAAATGTCGAATCTATGTACGGAGATCCTTCAAGTACAGCTTACAAGTAACATTACTGATCAAGACCAACCAAATGAATATGGGTTAGATGTGTCTTGTAATTTAGGGTCGATTGATATTCATGCTGCAAGCAAAGTAAAAGACTTTGAAAGATTAGTAGATACATCAATGAGACTACTTACAAACGTTTCAACGATGACAAACATTAAGAATGTTCCATCAGTCGCAAAAGCGAATCAGTTAATGCATTCAGTTGGGTTAGGTGCAATGAATTTACATGGACATCTTGTAACACAAGGAATTCTATACGGTACAAAAGATTCTGTAGACTTTATCGATTGTTTTATGGAAGCAATGAATTTTTACTCGCTTAAATCATCTATGGAAATAGCGAAGGAGCGAGGGGAAACTTTCTACCGCTTTGAGGACAGTGACTATGCTTCTGGAATTTATTTTAATGAATATGTGGAGAAAGAAGAGCACGAAGTTTCTCCTATAGTATTAAAAGCGCTAGGTAATATTCCAATCATCACGAAACAAATGTGGCAAGCGCTAAAAGAAGATGTAATGAAATATGGACTATTCCATAGCTATCGATTAGCTGTGGCACCGACGGGCTCAATTTCTTATATTAGATCATGTACAGCTTCGATTTCACCGTGTACAGAACGCGTGGAAATTCGTGATTATGCTGATAGCCGTACGATATATCCAATGCCGCACCTAACAAATGAAAATGCTCATTTATATGTTGAAGCATATGATGTGAATCCTTATGATGTAATTGATTTATATGCTGCAGCACAAAAACATGTAGATCAAGGAATATCAATGACGCTTTATGTAACGGATCAGTGGACAACAGAGCAACTAGCAAAAATTTATATTTATGCTTGGACAAAAGGAATTAAATCCGTTTACTACGTACGTCAACGATTACAAACACTTGAGGAGTGTGTAGCATGTCAAATCTAA
- the nrdF gene encoding class 1b ribonucleoside-diphosphate reductase subunit beta: MSNLIYEAVNWNKPTSELAQVFWDQQWKQIWFPEEIAVSKDVKQWQSFEHQETYKKVFAGLTLLDTVQTNIGMNKIASHATDLQEKAVLTVFASFEAIHAKSYSYIFTTLCTNSEIDELFDWVKKNEFLQYKATKISEIYNSIEDENPESLWKAMYASVMLESFLFYSGFFYPLYLGGQGVLRNSAEVISLILRDESIHGVAVGYFAQNLFKQFSKEKQDELKVWGYELLLDLYQNEMNYTDDVYAETGLSPEVKAYVRFNANKALMNIGFDAMFPEEEVNPIVMNGIRNEGTTYDFFSQKGSSYAKAKVAPITDDTFQFNR; encoded by the coding sequence ATGTCAAATCTAATATATGAAGCAGTCAACTGGAATAAACCAACGAGCGAACTTGCTCAAGTTTTTTGGGACCAACAATGGAAGCAAATTTGGTTTCCCGAAGAAATAGCGGTATCTAAAGATGTAAAACAATGGCAAAGCTTCGAACATCAAGAAACCTATAAAAAGGTTTTTGCTGGGCTAACTTTACTAGATACAGTTCAAACAAATATAGGGATGAACAAAATTGCATCACATGCTACTGATTTGCAGGAAAAAGCCGTGTTAACGGTATTTGCATCATTTGAAGCAATTCATGCAAAATCCTATTCTTATATTTTTACAACGCTTTGTACGAACTCTGAAATTGACGAGCTGTTCGACTGGGTAAAGAAAAACGAATTTTTACAGTACAAAGCAACTAAAATTAGCGAAATTTATAATAGTATTGAAGATGAAAATCCTGAAAGCTTATGGAAAGCGATGTATGCATCCGTTATGCTGGAGTCGTTCTTGTTTTACTCAGGGTTCTTCTACCCATTATATCTAGGAGGACAAGGTGTTTTACGAAATAGCGCTGAAGTTATTTCTCTAATATTGAGAGACGAATCCATTCACGGTGTGGCGGTAGGTTACTTCGCCCAAAATCTTTTTAAACAATTCTCAAAAGAAAAACAAGATGAGTTAAAAGTATGGGGTTATGAACTACTTCTGGATCTTTATCAAAATGAAATGAATTATACAGATGATGTATATGCCGAAACAGGGTTATCACCAGAAGTAAAAGCATATGTGCGTTTTAATGCAAACAAAGCATTAATGAACATAGGGTTTGATGCGATGTTCCCTGAAGAAGAAGTGAACCCAATTGTAATGAACGGGATTCGCAATGAAGGTACGACATATGACTTCTTCTCGCAAAAAGGCTCTTCATATGCAAAAGCGAAAGTAGCTCCAATTACAGATGATACATTCCAATTTAATCGATAA
- the dut gene encoding dUTP diphosphatase: protein MNYEVKMKRIHEDAQIPLQANPGDAGMDLYSVESVVIQPGESKLIKTGIQLELPKGTEAQIRPRSGLALKHSITVLNSPGTIDEGYRGEIGVILINHGTTSFLVEKSMRIAQMVIQIVPQVQIIEVNELSQTERGEGGFGSSGTK, encoded by the coding sequence ATGAATTACGAAGTCAAGATGAAACGAATACATGAAGATGCACAAATTCCTCTTCAGGCAAACCCAGGCGATGCGGGCATGGATCTTTATTCGGTCGAATCCGTAGTGATTCAACCGGGTGAATCTAAGTTAATTAAAACAGGAATACAGCTGGAGTTGCCAAAAGGGACAGAGGCACAAATTCGTCCTAGAAGTGGACTAGCTCTAAAACATAGTATTACCGTCCTAAATAGTCCAGGTACTATTGATGAAGGGTATCGCGGAGAGATTGGCGTAATCCTCATTAATCATGGAACAACATCATTTCTTGTTGAGAAATCGATGCGAATTGCTCAAATGGTAATTCAAATCGTTCCACAAGTACAAATTATAGAAGTAAATGAGTTGTCTCAAACTGAACGGGGCGAAGGTGGCTTTGGGTCAAGTGGGACAAAGTAA